From the genome of Alphaproteobacteria bacterium:
CTCCCGCCCGCCAGGGCCCGATAATGGCCCCGGTCGCAGCGGCCCGGGCCGCCGTGGGCGGCGGGCGGGCGGCACCGACTGGGTCTGGGGCCGCCACGCGGTCGAGGCGGCGCTGGCCAATCCCGATCGCGACTGCCAGCGCCTGGCCCTGACCGCCGAGGCTTTGGCCGATCTGGCGCCGGATCTGGCCGGCCGCGCCGCCCACCGCGACGTTGTGGGCCGCGGCGAGGTGACCCGCCTGCTGCCGCCAGGGGCGGTCCACCAAGGCATCGCCCTGCTGACCGGGCCGCCGGCGGCGGCCGATCTGGAGGATCTGATCCGTGCCAGCGGGCCGGCCGCAGTGCTTGTCGCGCTGGACCAGGCGAGCGACCCGCAGAATGTGGGTGCGGTCCTGCGCTCCGCCGCCGCCTTCGGCGCCACCGGCCTGATCCTGCCCGACCGCCATTCGCCGCCCCTGACCGGCACCGTCCTGAAAGCCGCCTCCGGCGCGGCTGAACGGGTACCGGTCGCCCGGGTGGTCAATCTGGCGCAGACCCTGGAGCGGCTGCAGGCGACCGGGTTCTGGTGCATCGGCCTGGATGCGGCGGGCGCGATGCCGCTCGATCAGGCGCCGCTGGAGGGACGGGTCTGTCTGGTGCTGGGCGCTGAAGGAGAGGGCCTGCGCCGTCTGACGCGCGAACGCTGTGACGCCCTCGCCCGCATTCCCATGGCCAGCGGCACCGAGAGCCTGAATCTGGCGGCCAGTGCGGCGGTGGTTCTGTGGGAGTGCTGGCGGCGGCGGGCCGCCATGACGCCCGGTTGACGGGGGCTAGCCGGGCTGGTCGGGCGGGCCGCCGGGCCGGGCTGATTGCAGGACGGGGCCGTCTGCGCCTAAGGTCCGGCCCGCCTGGGCCGGCTTAGCTCAGTGGTAGAGCAGCGGTTTTGTAAACCGAAGGTCGGGGGTTCAAATCCCTCAGCCGGCACCAGAGGGCGCGGCGCGATACGTCCAGGCCGCTCCGGCCTTCCGCCGTCAGCGGCGAAAGCCGGGCCCGGCTGTCAGCCCCGCGCCCCTTCCGCCAGCCACAGATCCGCATCGGCCGCGCCGACCGCCTTCAGCAGGACGCGCAGCTCGCTGTGGAAGTGCTGGCGGCTGACGAAACAGCTCTGCATGTGGCGCAGGCCCTGCCCCGGCTCATAGTAGGTGCGGCCGTGCAGGATACGCTGATTGTCATAGACCGACATGTCGCCTGGCTCCATGTGGTAGCGAATCTGAAAACGCGGGTCATGCAGCAGGCGGACCCAGCGGGCCAGCGCGTCATAGACCGGACGCACCTGATCCGGCGGCACGTCCAGCGGGTCCAGCGCCCGGTCGCTGAAACGAATACCCGCCAGATTTCCGTCTCCATCCAGGGTGATGGTCCGGCCGTGGGCGCGGTAGTCCAGGTCGTCCGACTGAATCGAATAGGGCAGCGGCGTACTGGCCAGCAGGTCGAACGCTTCCTCCGACTCATCGCGCAACGCCATGGCGATGGCGAAGCCGTCGGCGAGAAAGCTGTCGCCACCGCCGGGATTGGCCGCCAGGCAGTGAAAGAAGCTGATACCCGGCGGGTAGTAGCCATAATTGTTGTCGGTGTGCAGCGGCAGGAACTCCGTCACTTCGGTGCCGCCATAGTTGAAGGCGGAGTCCACCTTGATCTCCGACACGGGCCCGTGCTTGCCCTGACTCGGCACGCCGAACAGGCCGGCCACCTGGGCCACGGTGCCGGGTGAGGTCGGCACATTGGTGAGACGGGCGAAGCCGTAGTCGCGCACCTGGCGGGCCACAGCCAGACGGCCGTCGTCGCCCGCCGCC
Proteins encoded in this window:
- a CDS encoding TauD/TfdA family dioxygenase, with translation MTDTVTIRSAEPQADEVLQVSFSDGHTTGYHFVWLRHDLFFPTAQGAKSGDATPSFPDAPGAVTPRHIDTAGDTLAIDWSDGRATRHDAAWLRRHAYDRTTRQAARHRPVLWDSRMGNGLPALGYDRVAAGDDGRLAVARQVRDYGFARLTNVPTSPGTVAQVAGLFGVPSQGKHGPVSEIKVDSAFNYGGTEVTEFLPLHTDNNYGYYPPGISFFHCLAANPGGGDSFLADGFAIAMALRDESEEAFDLLASTPLPYSIQSDDLDYRAHGRTITLDGDGNLAGIRFSDRALDPLDVPPDQVRPVYDALARWVRLLHDPRFQIRYHMEPGDMSVYDNQRILHGRTYYEPGQGLRHMQSCFVSRQHFHSELRVLLKAVGAADADLWLAEGARG
- the rlmB gene encoding 23S rRNA (guanosine(2251)-2'-O)-methyltransferase RlmB, whose product is MAGRNRDKNPSRPPGPDNGPGRSGPGRRGRRAGGTDWVWGRHAVEAALANPDRDCQRLALTAEALADLAPDLAGRAAHRDVVGRGEVTRLLPPGAVHQGIALLTGPPAAADLEDLIRASGPAAVLVALDQASDPQNVGAVLRSAAAFGATGLILPDRHSPPLTGTVLKAASGAAERVPVARVVNLAQTLERLQATGFWCIGLDAAGAMPLDQAPLEGRVCLVLGAEGEGLRRLTRERCDALARIPMASGTESLNLAASAAVVLWECWRRRAAMTPG